From the genome of Streptomyces sp. V1I1, one region includes:
- a CDS encoding acyl-CoA dehydrogenase family protein, translating into MAATTHTVTNQAPPLVGYDVYTSDQALTEGVERHVAPELLDEARAELTELGTTAGSAQAQEWGVQANENPPKLRTHDRYGNRIDEVEFHPAWHRLLGHGVSAGLTNAWGRPAGHVRRAAGFLVWTQAEAGNGCPLSMTHASVPALRTDPALAAEWEPRLTSQVYEEGLRPASLKAGSLFGMGMTEKQGGSDVRANTTRAEPVAGDGEYVLTGHKWFCSAPMSDGFLVLAQAAGGLTCFLVPRVLEDGTRNVFRIQRLKDKLGNKSNASSEVEFDGTWARRVGDEGRGVRTIIEMVAATRLDCVVGSAALMRQSVAQAIHHSAYRSAFGGLLIDKPLMRNVLADLALESEAATTLALRLAAAYDADTEEERAFLRLAVPAAKYWVTKRCTPTVAEALECLGGNGYVEESGLPRLLRESPLNSIWEGSGNVQALDVLRALWGSPHAAGRRGREPQALNAFLQEVGTARGADHRLDGAIKDLLTELADLNGIEARARRLVERMALVLQGSLLVRWAPPEVADAFCASRLGGDWGAAFGTLPHTLDLASVVDRARAVV; encoded by the coding sequence ATGGCAGCTACCACCCACACAGTGACCAACCAGGCTCCGCCCCTGGTGGGGTACGACGTCTACACATCCGACCAGGCGCTCACCGAGGGCGTGGAGCGGCATGTCGCGCCGGAACTCCTCGACGAGGCGCGGGCAGAGCTCACGGAGCTCGGCACCACCGCGGGCTCCGCGCAGGCCCAGGAGTGGGGGGTGCAGGCCAACGAGAATCCGCCGAAACTGCGGACGCACGACCGGTACGGGAACCGGATCGACGAGGTCGAGTTCCACCCGGCCTGGCACCGGCTGCTGGGCCACGGCGTCTCCGCGGGTCTGACGAACGCCTGGGGCAGGCCGGCCGGGCATGTGCGGCGCGCGGCCGGGTTCCTGGTGTGGACGCAGGCCGAGGCCGGGAACGGCTGTCCGCTGTCGATGACGCACGCCTCCGTCCCCGCGCTGCGTACGGACCCGGCGCTGGCGGCCGAGTGGGAGCCGCGGCTGACCTCGCAGGTGTACGAGGAGGGGCTGCGGCCTGCCTCGCTGAAGGCGGGGTCGCTGTTCGGGATGGGGATGACGGAGAAGCAGGGCGGCAGCGACGTCAGGGCCAATACGACGCGTGCCGAGCCCGTCGCCGGTGACGGGGAGTATGTGCTCACCGGTCACAAGTGGTTCTGCTCGGCTCCGATGAGTGACGGTTTTCTGGTACTCGCGCAGGCGGCCGGGGGCTTGACCTGTTTCCTGGTGCCTCGGGTGCTGGAGGACGGGACGAGGAACGTGTTCCGGATCCAGCGGCTCAAGGACAAGCTGGGCAACAAGTCCAACGCGTCGAGCGAGGTCGAGTTCGACGGGACGTGGGCTCGCCGGGTCGGCGACGAAGGGCGCGGGGTTCGCACGATCATCGAGATGGTGGCGGCGACCCGGCTGGACTGCGTCGTCGGATCGGCCGCGCTGATGCGGCAGTCGGTGGCGCAGGCGATCCACCACAGCGCGTACCGCAGCGCGTTCGGCGGGCTGTTGATCGACAAGCCGCTGATGCGCAACGTACTGGCCGATCTGGCACTGGAGTCGGAGGCGGCCACGACACTGGCGCTGCGGCTCGCCGCGGCGTACGACGCCGATACGGAGGAGGAGCGGGCGTTCTTGCGCCTGGCAGTGCCGGCGGCCAAGTACTGGGTGACCAAGCGGTGTACGCCGACGGTGGCCGAGGCGCTGGAGTGTCTGGGCGGCAATGGCTACGTCGAGGAGTCGGGGCTGCCGCGGCTGCTGCGCGAGTCGCCGCTCAACTCGATCTGGGAGGGCTCGGGCAACGTACAGGCACTGGACGTCCTGCGGGCGCTCTGGGGGTCCCCCCACGCCGCAGGGCGTAGGGGGAGAGAGCCGCAGGCGCTGAACGCGTTCCTGCAGGAGGTCGGCACGGCGCGGGGCGCGGACCACCGGCTGGACGGGGCGATCAAGGACCTGCTGACCGAGCTGGCCGATCTGAACGGCATCGAGGCGCGGGCGCGCCGGCTGGTCGAGCGGATGGCCCTGGTGCTTCAGGGGTCGCTACTGGTGCGCTGGGCGCCGCCGGAGGTCGCGGATGCGTTCTGCGCGTCGCGGCTCGGCGGGGACTGGGGCGCGGCGTTCGGCACGCTGCCGCACACGCTGGATCTGGCGTCGGTCGTGGACCGGGCACGAGCGGTGGTCTGA
- a CDS encoding GAF domain-containing protein, with protein MQTTSLDMARLAAMDSAEAARLLKGVRDATLNGRPSRVGPRADIEESWQRMLRGGVDPDRGRRAGLLPLEELERRRHASPLREVLPVLRDGLVSIADAAQHIMVVADTEGKLLWREGKATVLRKGDSHGFVLGADWNEDLVGTNGIGTPLVSRRPVQVHSAEHFVSANHMWTCAGAPVTDPRDGRLIGVVDISGPVSTMHPATLSLVTSVTRLAEAELRNRHFAVLDRLRGVAAPLLARLAGRALAVDVNGWPAAVTGMPPTGRLPLPKSIGGGRLWLPSLGMCTVEPLPGGWLVRVDEERSPAAPARVVLDLSRSRRPLVTVSGDAGSWAQELSPRHAELLYVLALHRDGRSAVQLAQDIFGDGTRTGTVRAEMSRLRRHLAPVLAHRPYRFVEDVEVELVRPEQPAELLPHSTAPAVRRAHLGPQWSDSQ; from the coding sequence GTGCAAACGACATCACTCGACATGGCCAGACTCGCCGCCATGGACAGCGCGGAGGCTGCCCGACTGCTGAAGGGAGTGCGGGACGCCACTCTCAACGGCCGCCCGTCGCGTGTCGGCCCGCGGGCGGACATCGAGGAGTCCTGGCAGCGGATGCTGCGCGGGGGCGTGGATCCCGACCGGGGCCGAAGGGCCGGGCTGCTGCCGCTGGAGGAGTTGGAACGCCGTCGGCACGCCTCGCCACTGCGGGAGGTGCTGCCCGTCCTGCGGGACGGTCTGGTGTCGATCGCCGACGCGGCGCAGCACATCATGGTCGTCGCGGACACCGAGGGAAAGCTGCTCTGGCGCGAGGGCAAGGCGACCGTGCTGCGCAAGGGCGACTCGCACGGCTTCGTGCTGGGGGCCGACTGGAACGAGGATCTCGTCGGCACCAACGGCATCGGCACCCCCCTCGTCTCCCGGCGGCCGGTCCAGGTGCACTCCGCCGAGCACTTCGTCTCCGCCAACCACATGTGGACCTGTGCGGGAGCACCAGTCACCGATCCGCGCGACGGCAGGCTGATCGGTGTCGTCGACATCAGCGGACCGGTGTCCACCATGCATCCGGCGACCCTCTCGCTGGTCACCTCGGTCACCCGGCTCGCCGAGGCCGAGCTGCGCAACCGGCATTTCGCGGTGCTGGACCGGCTGCGCGGTGTGGCGGCCCCGCTGCTCGCGAGGCTGGCCGGCCGGGCACTGGCCGTGGATGTGAACGGCTGGCCCGCCGCGGTCACCGGCATGCCGCCGACCGGGCGGCTGCCGCTGCCGAAGTCCATCGGCGGCGGCCGGCTCTGGCTGCCCTCACTCGGCATGTGCACGGTCGAGCCGCTGCCCGGCGGCTGGCTGGTGCGGGTGGACGAGGAGCGTTCCCCGGCGGCACCGGCCCGGGTGGTGCTGGATCTGAGCAGATCACGGCGGCCCTTGGTCACCGTCTCGGGCGACGCGGGCAGCTGGGCGCAGGAGCTCAGCCCGCGCCATGCCGAGCTGCTGTATGTGCTGGCCCTGCACCGGGACGGGCGCAGCGCCGTGCAGCTGGCGCAGGACATCTTCGGGGACGGGACGCGGACGGGGACGGTACGGGCCGAGATGTCGCGGCTGCGGCGGCATCTGGCGCCGGTCCTCGCCCACCGCCCGTACCGCTTCGTCGAGGACGTCGAGGTGGAGCTGGTGCGGCCGGAGCAGCCGGCCGAGCTGCTGCCGCACTCCACGGCCCCGGCTGTGCGCCGCGCCCACCTCGGTCCTCAATGGTCCGATTCTCAATGA
- a CDS encoding GNAT family N-acetyltransferase, whose protein sequence is MSITVTTWSLEQTSPADLRPAAAPEGDVRIVRAEVPSPEFSRFLYTAVGGDIQWNDRLGMTYAQWEELLARPGTETWVAYDKGTPAGYAELQAQEGGSVEIVYFGLILPFRGRRIGGHLLSYAVARAWDLAERWPGLTPAKRVWLHTCSKDGPHAMDNYLRRGFTLFDTVVDEESESVAPGPWPGAHR, encoded by the coding sequence ATGAGCATCACCGTGACCACCTGGTCCCTGGAACAGACCTCGCCCGCGGATCTGCGGCCGGCCGCCGCGCCCGAAGGGGATGTGCGCATCGTCCGCGCCGAGGTGCCGTCCCCGGAGTTCAGCCGCTTTCTGTATACGGCCGTCGGCGGTGACATCCAATGGAACGACCGGCTCGGCATGACGTACGCACAGTGGGAGGAGCTGCTCGCCAGGCCGGGCACCGAGACCTGGGTGGCGTACGACAAGGGCACCCCGGCCGGCTATGCGGAGCTTCAGGCGCAGGAGGGCGGCTCGGTCGAGATCGTCTACTTCGGGCTGATCCTGCCGTTCCGGGGCCGCCGGATCGGCGGCCATCTCCTGTCGTACGCGGTCGCCAGGGCCTGGGACCTGGCGGAGCGATGGCCGGGGCTGACGCCGGCGAAGCGGGTCTGGCTGCACACCTGCTCCAAGGACGGCCCGCACGCCATGGACAACTATCTGCGGCGCGGCTTCACTCTCTTCGACACAGTGGTCGACGAGGAGTCCGAATCGGTCGCTCCCGGTCCCTGGCCCGGCGCTCACCGCTGA
- a CDS encoding putative leader peptide, whose product MSRAGIALVSRRHVDLGRMSSAICPVC is encoded by the coding sequence ATGTCTCGAGCTGGAATTGCCTTGGTGAGTCGGCGGCACGTCGACCTCGGCCGCATGTCCAGCGCCATCTGTCCGGTCTGCTGA